A section of the Ornithinimicrobium sufpigmenti genome encodes:
- a CDS encoding UDP-N-acetylglucosamine--LPS N-acetylglucosamine transferase → MPSVLLLSSNGAGMGHLTRLLAYARRLPEGIRAHVLSLSQAVPVVGQEGIPWEYLPSQGATGLRPASWRRLFAERVTEILHRLDPDVLVFDGTHPYSGLDRALAAHPRTRAVWSRRGMWRPGRNLDQLDKTVWFDAVVEPGDLAAAADRGATASADGAVRVAPVTLVDREGRSSRTAARTALGLPADGPLALVALGAGNINDTDDEVGAAASALQARGVGVCVTAPSIAERAYAGADVHLVRHFPLSEHFAAFDYVIAAAGYNSFHEALRLGVPALFVPNRQTSLDDQAGRSGHAAARGWALSADTLTGGRAHALVERLLDHGPEMAARALAEDPGNGAGAAAAEIVRVAGLAGAGGNAASRLAVARR, encoded by the coding sequence ATGCCGTCCGTCCTGCTGCTCTCCAGCAACGGCGCGGGGATGGGGCACCTGACCAGGCTGTTGGCCTACGCCCGGCGGCTGCCCGAGGGTATCCGAGCGCATGTGCTCTCCCTGTCCCAGGCCGTGCCGGTGGTGGGCCAGGAGGGGATCCCGTGGGAGTACCTGCCCAGCCAGGGGGCGACCGGGCTGCGGCCGGCGTCGTGGCGGCGGCTGTTCGCGGAACGGGTGACCGAGATCCTGCACCGGCTGGACCCCGACGTCCTCGTCTTCGACGGCACCCACCCCTACTCGGGCCTCGACCGGGCGCTGGCGGCGCACCCCCGGACCCGTGCCGTGTGGAGCCGCCGCGGGATGTGGAGACCGGGGCGCAACCTGGACCAGCTGGACAAGACCGTGTGGTTCGACGCCGTCGTCGAGCCCGGCGACCTGGCCGCGGCGGCGGACCGGGGGGCCACGGCGAGCGCCGACGGGGCCGTGCGGGTGGCGCCGGTGACCCTGGTGGACCGCGAGGGCCGCAGCAGCCGGACCGCGGCGCGGACGGCGCTGGGGCTGCCCGCCGACGGGCCGCTGGCGCTGGTGGCCCTGGGGGCCGGCAACATCAACGACACCGACGACGAGGTCGGGGCGGCGGCGAGCGCGCTCCAGGCCAGGGGCGTGGGGGTCTGCGTCACGGCGCCCTCGATCGCCGAGCGGGCCTACGCGGGCGCCGACGTGCACCTGGTCCGGCACTTCCCGCTCTCCGAGCACTTCGCCGCCTTCGACTACGTCATCGCCGCGGCCGGCTACAACTCCTTCCACGAGGCGCTCCGCCTGGGCGTGCCGGCGCTGTTCGTGCCCAACCGGCAGACCAGCCTGGACGACCAGGCCGGGCGCTCCGGGCACGCCGCTGCCCGGGGCTGGGCGCTGAGCGCGGACACCCTCACCGGTGGCCGCGCGCACGCGCTGGTCGAGCGCCTCCTGGACCATGGGCCGGAGATGGCGGCCCGGGCGTTGGCGGAGGACCCGGGCAACGGCGCGGGCGCCGCGGCCGCGGAGATCGTCCGGGTGGCGGGGTTGGCCGGGGCAGGGGGCAACGCGGCGAGCCGGCTGGCGGTGGCGCGCCGATGA